From Kogia breviceps isolate mKogBre1 chromosome 2, mKogBre1 haplotype 1, whole genome shotgun sequence, one genomic window encodes:
- the ZWINT gene encoding ZW10 interactor, which produces MEASETKAEAAAREALAKVADILEPIGLQEEAELPVQILAEFVMDSRKKDKLLCSQLQVVDFLQNFLVQEGTAQDLNPLASEDTSRQKAIEVKEQWKELKATYQEHVEAITSSLTQALPKVEEAQRKKAKLQEALEQLQAKKQVAMEKLRIVQKQCQLQQEKRLQHLAVVSSEVRERQTGTQQELELLTQELGTLKQQAGQEQYKLQRHQTFLHLLYTLQGKLQFHEAEAEAEMPQELDLPKDKPQELTQPQEQNIRDTMGRDESVSSKANNPQPAGDTGLPWLPGRKQHGEGS; this is translated from the exons ATGGAGGCGTCAGAGACTAAGGCGGAGGCTGCTGCCCGAGA GGCTCTGGCCAAGGTGGCAGACATCCTGGAGCCTATAGGTCTTCAGGAGGAGGCAGAACTGCCCGTGCAGATCCTGGCTGAGTTTGTGATG GACTCCCGGAAGAAAGACAAGCTCCtctgcagccagcttcaagtagTAGACTTCCTGCAGAATTTCTTGGTTCAGGAAGGCACTGCCCAGGACCTGAACCCCTTGGCTTCTGAAGACACAAGCC GGCAGAAGGCAATTGAAGTCAAAGAGCAATGGAAAGAGCTGAAGGCCACCTACCAAGAGCACGTGGAGGCAATCACAAGTTCCCTGACCCAGGCACTGCCCAAGGTGGAGGAGGCCCAAAGGAAGAAGGCCAAGCTCCAGGAGGCCCTTGAACAACTCCAGGCCAAG AAGCAAGTGGCCATGGAAAAACTCAGAATAGTCCAGAAGCAGTGTCAGCTACAACAG GAGAAGCGTCTGCAGCATCTGGCAGTGGTTTCTTCAGAGGTGAGGGAGCGTCAGACAGGAACTCAGCAGGAACTTGAACTGCTAACTCAGGAACTTGGAACCCTGAAGCAGCAGGCAGGGCAGGAGCAGTACAAGCTGCAGAG GCACCAGACCTTCCTCCACCTGCTATACACCCTTCAGGGTAAGCTACAATTCCATGAGgctgaggcagaggcagagatgcCACAAGAGCTGGATCTTCCTAAGGATAAGCCCCAGGAGCTGACCCAGCCCCAGGAGCAGAACATTCGGGACACCATGGGGAGAGACGAGAGTGTGTCCTCCAAG GCCAACAACCCACAGCCTGCTGGAGATACAGGCTTACCATGGCTTCCTGGGAGAAAGCAACATGGGGAAGGATCCTAG